Below is a window of Phyllopteryx taeniolatus isolate TA_2022b chromosome 16, UOR_Ptae_1.2, whole genome shotgun sequence DNA.
AGCAAAGCCAGCGACAACACGCCAGCGTAGCACAAAAAGTGCACGACACTCCTGGAGGTGCGACCAAAGATTAAACAGTTTAATCGGCTGACCAGCAGCCCCGCTCCACCGACGCCACATGCGGCTCCGAGTAAAGGCCAAACCCCTGCGCTGCTATAATGATCTGAAGCATCGGCAAAGTCCAGATAATCGTGCAGGCCGTCGTCTGCTGTCCACTCTAGAGGGGCTGCCACGAGctcccatacacacacagtgataAGTATCAAGAAGAAGAGCTGGTGTTGAACGTCCATCATCTTCAGGCTGGACAGAAAATCTAATTGACCTTCCTCTTTATGTTCCCCGGTGTCCAGTTTCAGATGGGCCTTCTTCTTCCTCACCAAGGCGTGGATTGTCGTATGGAACTCAACAGAGGTGCTGTTCCTTGGTTCTGCTGTACTGTTTGTTCTTACCACAGGAAGCTGTGAAGTTCTGCCTGCTGCAACAGATGTTCTGTCATGGATAGCATCGGCAGGAAAGGTCATAGTAGACCGGGAGGCAGGAGCTGTGCTGACCTTTGTGTGAGAATCAATGGGGGATTGAGTGCTTCTCACATTAGACCCATTACAGGTGTTGATGTATGCTTGCAGATCTACAGGCGGGAAAATAATCACGACCAGCGCGACCACGGCTGAACACACCACAGAACCGTGTATCACCACTCGCCTCTTGTTGTACATCTTGGCGAGCAGGCTGGCCATGGGGCGCCACACCAGTGATATGAGGTGCTTGGTGCCCATGACGATGCCCGTCATCTCAGGAGTGAGGCCCAGCTGTCTGAAGTACAGCGTGAGGAAGGGGAGCAGGCAAGAGTTGGCACAGGAGTACAGGAAGTGAAATGCTCTGGCCAGAGCGAGGGTCTGCTTGATGTTGATCTGCTTTGTCTTCTTCATGGTGGACTTCATGGGTGCTTGATTGGCTTTACATGGAGCAACTAAGGGACACAGACAGTCACAGATATGTGTGAGGAAAAGAAGCAGCCCAAAGCAAACAACAAAGTCTCCCTTATTTGTCTTGAAATACCACACCAGCGTATTCGGTTCATATTCCAATCAATTTGGGCAACAGTGTACAAGCCGGCAGCAGAAACCTTTGAAACAATGGAGAATACTACAATATGCCAAATCTACATATTTTGATATTGTTTGAGCATattatttccaaaatattaaaaattataaattagaatattgtagAAAACCTAGTTTATTTCAGCCGCAAATTAACCATTCAAACAAATTAGAATTCagtacaaaaagaaacaattgaAACAAACGTccttctgaaaagtatgaaTCAGCATAGGTTTATGAGCTtgatcactttttttaaaatttaaataaatacttttctaccatattctgaTTTATTGAGACGCAATATTTCCGCGTAGTGGTACTCTaaataaagtgatttaaaaagtgAACCAACGCAACCATCTGACAGGTGTTTCTAAAACGTACCTAAAAGTACGAAGAATGATGCAGTGCAACCACAAACATAAAGATGACGAAGTGAAAACCTTTTTGacggtgtcaatcaaaaatgagCGTTAATAGCCTATTGTCTTCGTAAATAAAGATTGTTATATACAGTTCTTGTACAAGTGTACCTGTTGAACGTGGCCgttgagtgtgcgtgtgtgtgtgtgtgtgtgtgtgaaatacaCAAACCACACAAACgcttaaaatgtataaaatcaaGTTTAGAAGGGgggaataaatacaaaaataaaaagtccctGCAGCGAAATGGTTCATTTAGTGCAGTCTAAAGCAATAAGGAACTTGCTAGTCACTAACACCTGTCAGTCTGGATGCACCAGTTCGCTTATGAGACGTGGAGCACGCGTCCACGTCACTATTGTTACTATTCTCACTATTACCCCTCGACCtcaatattataaaataaaaaataaaaaatcagaatcatctttatttgccaagtatgtcccaaaaacacacaagggatttgtctccggtagttggagctgctctagtacgacaacagacagtcaattgacagatttcaagtgtttttttaccTCTTCCCCGGCTACACTCCGTCAATCGTTGCACAGTATATTTTCCATCACGAAATCCAGAATTTCGACCACTTTTTCATATCTCCACCTGTCCCAGACGAGAGCAACACTTGTTCGGCTACCATACAGTACACCTGGACAATAGTTTGTAACAGCGCAGCGACCCCTTCAGGCGTGGAAGTCAAAATGTCCTCCAATATCATCCGGTCACCATACCTTGAATTTGTTAAATACGCGTGTGTTTATATACACTAAACTGTTTGAAGATGTGCTTAGTACATGTGAGTATATGAAAACACAATCCGTTCGTCCATTTCTACACAACTTATCCGGTTCAGGGTCACGGCCTGGGACCTGGAACATATCAAATCAAATCCCAGTTGACTGGGAAAGGCAGATTACACCCTTGATCGGATGCtaatcaatcacagggcacacatagagatAAACTACCAgacacactcacatccacagagtgggaactgaacccacgctgcctgcaatGAAGTCAAGCAAGTGAAGCACTACACTATCAGTTAATACgcaacacccatccatccatccatccatccatccatccattttctgagccgcttatcctaactagggtcgcgggggtgctggagcctatcccagctatcatcgggcaggaggcggggtacaccctgaactggttgccagccaatcgcagggcacatacaaacaaacaaccattcgcactcacattcacaccaatgggcaatgtagagttgtcagttaacctaccacgcatgtttttgggaaagtgggaggaaatcggagtgcccggagaaaacccacgcaggcacggggagaacatgccaactccacacaggtgagaccggggattgaaccctggtcctcagaactgtgaggcagacgctctaaccagtcgctcaccgtgccgccacgcaACACCCAACtttatttcattgaaaaataagATTATTGTGTCTTGAGACAAAGTATGTAAAACACAATTCCACAATTAGCtttaaaaacaagcattcatagAAAACCTAAAAACATAGTAAACTTCGCaggtttttaaatacagcacttaaaataaaaaaatatatatatattttttttatggaccATGAGTCTACTAATAAAAGTtgattgaataataataataataataggtttCACACTTTTCCACTCGATAATGTGGTTTAATGCAACAGAATAAACATGAAACAGAGCTGCGTAACAAtattagcattattattatttttgttaatgcaTCAGAATCGTGCTTTCTTTTGGTGGCCATTGGTGTTGGTCCATTGGAGCCAGTTTCTTTCAGGCTTGCGAGGCAGAAAAAGAGATGAGGGGAAGGCAAAGCATGGAGCAGTAAGATGGGTGCAGCGGCTGGACTTGGCCGGGTGAAAACTTGTAAGACTTCCAGTCTGAACTGCTTCCCGGTTTGCAGCACAAAGACACTTCAAGCCTATGGATACAGACACTCATTTATTGACATGTAAAGAGGACTCAAACTAAttataatttcattaaaaatatccatctatccattttctatagcgcgtGTCCTCAAAAGGCCAAACGTGAACTGGAGTTTATtgcagttgactttgggcaagcggtggggtacagcctggactggttgccagccaattgcagttaaaaaaacaacaaaaacaacaacaaatacagtaaacataTTCATTGCCGTATATAGCTCATctgttaaaatacagtaattaggcgcaaaatgtaatacagtgaacccgtgctatttgcaggggatagggaccaagccctgccgcaaggtttataattgcttaTAGATGGTACAAGATGGTGtaaaagcactatttttgtcaaaatgaaactcctcaacccACTTTtgcatagttccttgacaccaagatgccgcaagatggtgacaaagcacttttttttgtctaaatgaaactcctcaactcaggTCAACATAGTTACTTGCCACCAAGATGCCACGGGATGGTGCCAAAGTACAAACTTTAATTGCTTTGCCCTGagcctgaatttttttttttcagcaagcaACGGAggataggcaaaaaaaaataaaaaaaaaatctgcaaatatgtgactttgccaatgccaaaccacaaatatgcaCGGGTTCACTGTACACAGTAAAGACTACAAGATTACAAGACTTTTTCTTGTGTAAATGGATTTGTAGTACCTGGTGACACTTTGTAGGAACTTCCTCTCGTCTTGATCCAGGCACACATCAAAGGTTGTCCCAGCTTTCACACTGCTCACCTCAACTCTGTTGACGTTCACCTCTGATTCAGAGGAATGCTTCCAGAGTGATATAAAGGGTATAGGTAAACAATGAAGTGGGATGGATTGTTTTCAATGTGGGAGATAACACATGTACCTGGATTTTGCTCTTTTTAGACTTGGGGCAGTGTATCTTTGTGACTTGCGACATTGACAGTTGCAAGCCTTCAGTTCTAGACTCTTGACAGACAGGATTTAATACTTAAAATACTTTCAAATGTAGTTACATACAGTACGTTAAGatactgaaaataaatgtaaaataaataaataaatacaaatcaatagATGGACTAATGTAACACACCTAAACGTTCAGCTTTCCTGGAGGCTTTGTGAATATTTATAGATGTGCAGAGCATTTCTGCTTGGGTCCACTGACTCCTTCCACTGCAGGCCACCTGCAGCCACCAAAGAACTGATCTGGTTTACAAATAGCTGCTCAATTATTaaaaatttataaatatttaaatcccTGTTTGTGCTAAATGACATACTTGGAATCCAAAGTACACACATtgtgcataattttttttcacaattgaaaacagttatcatttgtcttatttaaatgtacattatgTCCCATGGTTTCTCAAAAtaaccccaaggatcaagaattatacaCTTGTCACCCTCTTTTTCAAGCCTTGCTGTAATGACGGGGCTATCATGTCTCacgcaaatgagccactgctcttTCCGCCACCCGAACGACTTGCTTAGTTTTTGAAAACAGGCAACTtcaaagaacatttaattggtTGTGGAATTTCACACTGGATGTGTGGGCAGGCACACCAGAGATCCAAATTTTCGTATACAAGCCATAATTTGTTCCCTTGTAGCACCTTATTATAAGCAACACTTAGTGTTAAGGGGACAGCCACGCTCTCTTCACCAATTCCAAACCTCTTGCTGGCAGCACCTGCAAGAAAAATGACATGGACATGAGATAAAGAGCATCTCTGCTTCGGTTTGTCACAGTGTGACTCACCCATAGCCTTGACTGCTCTGGTTGCAGCCGTGTGTCCAAGCTCTACTGAATGAATAAACACTTCACTTCTCTTCTCTCCACCAGAGAGGGTTAGCTGTGCAGATGAAATCAAACTAGATAATCACTAAGTACAAATTCACAACATAGAAAAGTATGGAGACACTTTCCACACTGATCAGTTATTGAGCGAATCAATTTGAGTTTGTCATTAcaccaaaacattttggacaattgcaTGATACCAAACACTGCATAAGGTTTTAGTGgcttcaacatttttaaaaaatcctttCTTCTAtaaacctagcatgcatgtttttggtatggtGAGGGAGCTGGAGTATCCTGAGAAAACGCATGCAAGCACAGAAAGTCAGATTGACAGGGAGGCTGTGTGCTGCCCATATCTCATTAATtttgctattgacatgaacttGGATgtagccgtggcccaatggttaaggtggacctaggttcaagaccccgactggaccatccgccaacatccccccagactcacggctctggtgcccttgagcaagacaatgatacccagaaatgctccccgggcgcttcagctgccccctgctccagtgtgttccactaatgtgtatgtgttgactgtgatgggttaaatgcagagaacaaattttgtgtgcatgcatgcatgttcatgacaataaaagattcttcttcttcttctgtatgTGGCTCATTTTCTACTAACCTCAGCCTTGTAGAGTTGCAACAGGACAGGTTGGTCTGCATGTCTACAGTAGTAAAGAACCAAGTCAGCCATCAAGGGAAGATGTTCCACTCTGCCATTGTCCTCTGGAATGTTTTCTTCCTTCCATGCAGGCTGCGCCACAGGAAACACATAAGTTGACATAGAATAccgtaaacttttttttttttttaaatccgtgtaAGAGGTAGTGCCAGTAGCTGGCTGTAATGACCTTAACTTTGACTAGATACCACCTGGTGTTGCGCTAGACATCTTTGCCAAAGCACGCACCACCTACTAAGGAATCGTGGCACCTGAAAAGGTGAAGCTCTATGATGAGAGAAACCTATGCTGTATGTATGTGAAGCATTCTGGAACAAACACTTCTCAACATTTcaacacttaaaaaaagaattaaggATTAAAAAACCTGGAAAAATATCTGCTGACAAGAAGAGTGTGTGCCTTGCTGGAGTGGGAGAAAGTAAGTTAGTGAGAAGTTGGACagaaattttctattgtattttattggaaaaaaaaaagctcatttgttgtttgtctatgaaGGTGTACAAATTAGTGCTCATCCATATAATGCTCACACTTAGTGCTGTGTTACTTATCAATGTATGAATTAATGGAGAAGAGTGTAGTTATGGTGTCAGTGTGGTTACCTGGCAAAGGACGTCTGAGGAGAGACTGAGCAGACTGTGGATGCTGCGATCATACCAGGGATCCATCATTCCCAACATCTGGGCTAAATCTGTGGTGCTGTCCTCTTGGGAGATACCATTAGGCTGCCAACAACATGTGAGAGGGATTCATGACAACTGAAGGCCCATGTACCAAGTCCATGGCCCACCAGTAGTAAGGACTAAAAAGTTGTAAACAGGTGATCTCACCAAAGAGGCAGCTTCAATAGAACGTCCAGTTTCAGTTGACGAGTGTCTTTCTCTCGGCTTTCCCCTAAATGTCCTTTTTGTGGGAATAAAGTAAAACTGCAACTTGCACATCTTGGTGAGTCGGGGACATTTGGCCTCTTTCTGCTGCAGGTCGCTGTAAGCCCTGGCAAGCCGCCCGGCCTCTCTGTCCCGGCCGAACACCAGTACTCGCACCAGAGCAGGCGCCTGTGCCGCGTCGGTTTCATTGCTGCTTAAGATGGGCCTTCTGCGGATGCAAAGATGCTTCTGGGGGGAGAGAGGATCTTCGCTGGTGAGAGGAGAGCACCCATGAAATTCATGCAGAAGTTGATTGTGGTTCGATTGAGATTGTTTTAGCTGTGTCCCAAGACTGCGTGGGTTCTTGAAAAACAAGGAGAAGTGCTCTATGCCGATGAGGCTTTTGGATTTCTTCTTGGGCTTCTTTCTGGGCTTTGACTGACTCTTTTGTCTCTCAGCTCTCTCCGGATGTCCTGTGTCTTCACTGAAGTCACTTTCCACACCTGATGGGCCACATGTTGAGGACACAGAGCAGCTGGAAGACGGAGAGTGACAGGACAACATGGAGTCCCTCGAAGACGAGGAGGCCGTGGAGATACAATTGTTCTCCAAGCCCTGATCCTCTTCGCTTCTCTGCATGACGTCTTTCTCCACATCCACGTCAGTGCTATGATCTTCATCTCTTTGGAGACACGGCAGTGGTAAATCCACATAGCATTCTCTCTTGAGAATATTATTGAGAAAATCTGTAATATGAAGAAAGCAGTTACATAAGTTAACTAAGATTTTAAATATCTGGTAAGtttatgtgtttgtgtaaaTCTGATCAAACTGTATCAGTCACCAAAGTTGTCGTTTTCCCAGAAGCTGGTGTGACATTTGGGAAAGGGGAGTGCAAAAGTCTCAGCAAGCCCTAATGAGACGGAAAAAAATGCCGAGATTGAGGAGCAGAGGTCAGTCTTGACAGGCAGGTCAAGCAAACATCGAGTCACGCTGAAAATAAAGACACATTTGTCACTGTCGATAGTTACTATTATTGGTGATTAGTTCATTCTCAACTGCTTATAAATATAGTATTAAAAGTATACTGgttacaatccatccattcatcacaTATTGGCTTGTACTTATTGGAGCTGGATGCTATcctggctgactttgggctaggggcagggtacaccctggattggtaaccagccaatcacagggcacatacagtatagacaaaccattcacactattAACCTAAAATTTATGTTTTAGGAACATGGAAGGATGCCGGAGtacccgcaaaaaaaaaaaaaaacacacacacacacacacacacacgcacaggttCAATTAAATTCAGATCCAAACGCtaaacctcagaactgggaggcagcaGTGCTAACCGCTGATTATGATCCCTTTTATCATATtctgctgtatatttttgttgttgcacacCGTAGAACTAGATCTCACACATGCAGGGATGCAAATAGAGATGTTACAGTGAAGGCTCGCGCAAACTGGGGCATGCAAACACCTCGAGCTAGAAGGTTCGGGAGGGGTTTGGTGCCTTGCTCAGGACACCTCGACAGAGTCAAGATGCAGACAAGCATTTATCCAACaacaattttcctttttttccccctttttttggtCTGCAAAAGTTTCATGTCTGCTCTGTTCCAAAAGCCAAGTCCTTTTTGATACACATAATGTATAGTTACAGCATATTCAGTGCGTATATactttaaatttatattttgtttatattgttattattgggCTTGCTGCTGCTCTAAAACCAGACCTTTGCATTGTCATTACCTTAAATAATTCAACTAATTCATTTGGATGGTACACTGTAATATGGAGAACAGTGGTTCTGTAGTTGCCAGGGCAACCTTGATGCACTTACCTTAGTGGTCAATATTGTATTTGAGAACCAGATTGGGCTCTTGTACATTTGAGCCAAGCATAAAACCACTGCTGCCAGTGTGCCTCTATAAAGTACTTACCTGTGTCCATGTAGTCATCTTCAGCTGTGGGAATAAGGCTTTGCCGGAGCTGCTCTACAGTCTGTAGAAGACTCTGTCTGGCAGTGCTGATATCTGCTGTGGAGGCTGCTGTCTCCATGCAGCAAGTTACTGTCTCCAGTAGCTGCTCCAGCTCAACAGGCTCTTTTGTCTACAGCAATATTGAGAAGTTGGTTTTAGCAATAAATACCCCAAAACAAAGAGATCTGAAGATAAATAGAAGCTTGTTGTCACCTGCAAGGCATGACAGAGTCTCTGCAGGTGGATTTTGGTGCCCAGAGCAGCCTGGAAGCTGTGCAGGATGAGGGTGATAGTGATGTCTCGCTTGGACTGATGGTTGACGCTCAGCTGCTTGGAAACTGACTGGACCTCTGGGGGAATATCTTCATCTGGACTCACTAAAAGCACTACCCTGATTAACacatacaatcccaattccaatgaagttgggaggttgtgttaaacataaataaaaacagaatacaatgatttgcaggcggcatggtggatgactagttagagtgtctgcctcacagttctgaggacacgggttcaatccccggccccgcctctgtggagtttgtatgttctccccgtgcctatgtgggttttctccgggcactccggtttcctcccgcatcccaaaaacatgcatggtaggttaattgacaactctaaattgcccgtaggtgtgcatgtgagtgcgaatggttgtttgtttgtatttgccctgcgattggctggcaaccagttcagtggctcagaaaatggatggatggacaatgatttgcaaatcatccatccatccattttctgagccgcttctcctcactagggtcgcaggcgtgctggagcctatcccagctatcatcgggcaggaggcggggtacacccagaactggttgccagccaattgcagggcacacacaaacaaacaacccttcgaactcacagtcatacctactggcaatttagagtctccaattcaagcatgtttttgggatgtgggagaaaaccggagtgcccggagaaaacccacgcaggcacggggagaacatgcaaactccacacaggcggggccggggattgaaccccagtcctcagaactgtgaggctgacgctctaaccagttgtccactgtgccgctgatttgcaaatcatgttcaacctatatttaattgaatatactacaaagaaaagctatttaatgtccaaactgatcaactttattgtttttgcaaataatcattaacttagaattttatggctgcaacacgttccaaaaaagctgggactgggtcatgtttaccactgtgttacatcaccttttcttgtaacaacattcaataaacgtttgggaactgaggacactaattgttgaagctttgttggtggaattctttcccattcttgcttcagctgttgaacagtccggggtctccgttgtcatatttcacgcttcataatgcgccacacattttcaatgggagacaggtctggactgcaggcaggccagtctagtgtccgcactcttttactacgaagccaccctgttgtaacacgtgcagaatgtggtttggcattgtcttgctgaaataagcaggggtgtccatgaaaaagacgttgcttggatggcagcatatgtttctccaaaacttgtatgtacctttcagcattaatggtgccttcacagatgagtaagttacccatgccattggcactaacacagacccataccatcacagatgctggcttttgaactttgcgtccataacagtccggatggttcttttcctctttggcccggaggacacaacgtccacaatttccaaaaacaatttgaaatgtggactcatcggaccacagaacacttttccactttgcatcagtccatcttagatgagctcgggcccagagaagccggcggtgtttctgggtgttgttgataaatggcttttgctttgcgtactgtatttactgacattgcttttctgaagtgttcctgagcccatgcttGTGAATGTCtgaccaattcagggaaactctttttatacccaatcatggca
It encodes the following:
- the mfsd6l gene encoding major facilitator superfamily domain-containing protein 6-like, whose product is MKSTMKKTKQINIKQTLALARAFHFLYSCANSCLLPFLTLYFRQLGLTPEMTGIVMGTKHLISLVWRPMASLLAKMYNKRRVVIHGSVVCSAVVALVVIIFPPVDLQAYINTCNGSNVRSTQSPIDSHTKVSTAPASRSTMTFPADAIHDRTSVAAGRTSQLPVVRTNSTAEPRNSTSVEFHTTIHALVRKKKAHLKLDTGEHKEEGQLDFLSSLKMMDVQHQLFFLILITVCVWELVAAPLEWTADDGLHDYLDFADASDHYSSAGVWPLLGAACGVGGAGLLVSRLNCLIFGRTSRSVVHFLCYAGVLSLALLIAAFLPLDLNKQQGKVNRLLKAVQLVRGSQRAVLCAITALLVGVTRSAVDNFLLWQMQDHDSTELHMGVSLGFALLSQAAFPLLAVRLTRLLSSGRVLVLGAATLGLQCLYYSFLWGPWAVVPAQLLSCFSCGAFWWAVKVQSDDVATPGTERSLKRLYNALSLDLGSALGSFAGGFVVHQFGLVWLFRGVAVALMLWCICLPLLQWNAPQQYRINYSRLLAADASEASDSESEQERDWLDKAMEDDRSINNNYGKRLNR
- the LOC133466508 gene encoding phosphoinositide 3-kinase regulatory subunit 5-like isoform X1, which gives rise to MAQNSCTEDRIQHVLERCLCDLEFNTSDKQLWNAGLCMNRWCLEELVMRDPQNFPFLLQTILKKSEEVLLQCQYELVVPLTILFSSTLLKTPYLHPDCDVLLEAYLLFHHFLSWPDPYCTACRHLLNIIYSELRAPGISFQRLVKTEQGISTVNQHSKTMVVLLVSPDEDIPPEVQSVSKQLSVNHQSKRDITITLILHSFQAALGTKIHLQRLCHALQTKEPVELEQLLETVTCCMETAASTADISTARQSLLQTVEQLRQSLIPTAEDDYMDTGLAETFALPFPKCHTSFWENDNFDFLNNILKRECYVDLPLPCLQRDEDHSTDVDVEKDVMQRSEEDQGLENNCISTASSSSRDSMLSCHSPSSSCSVSSTCGPSGVESDFSEDTGHPERAERQKSQSKPRKKPKKKSKSLIGIEHFSLFFKNPRSLGTQLKQSQSNHNQLLHEFHGCSPLTSEDPLSPQKHLCIRRRPILSSNETDAAQAPALVRVLVFGRDREAGRLARAYSDLQQKEAKCPRLTKMCKLQFYFIPTKRTFRGKPRERHSSTETGRSIEAASLPNGISQEDSTTDLAQMLGMMDPWYDRSIHSLLSLSSDVLCQPAWKEENIPEDNGRVEHLPLMADLVLYYCRHADQPVLLQLYKAELTLSGGEKRSEVFIHSVELGHTAATRAVKAMGAASKRFGIGEESVAVPLTLSVAYNKVACSGRSQWTQAEMLCTSINIHKASRKAERLESRTEGLQLSMSQVTKIHCPKSKKSKIQHSSESEVNVNRVEVSSVKAGTTFDVCLDQDERKFLQSVTRLEVSLCCKPGSSSDWKSYKFSPGQVQPLHPSYCSMLCLPLISFSASQA
- the LOC133466508 gene encoding phosphoinositide 3-kinase regulatory subunit 5-like isoform X2 codes for the protein MAQNSCTEDRIQHVLERCLCDLEFNTSDKQLWNAGLCMNRWCLEELVMRDPQNFPFLLQTILKKSEEVLLQCQYELVVPLTILFSSTLLKTPYLHPDCDVLLEAYLLFHHFLSWPDPYCTACRHLLNIIYSELRAPGISFQRLVKTEQGISTVNQHSKTMVVLLVSPDEDIPPEVQSVSKQLSVNHQSKRDITITLILHSFQAALGTKIHLQRLCHALQTKEPVELEQLLETVTCCMETAASTADISTARQSLLQTVEQLRQSLIPTAEDDYMDTGLAETFALPFPKCHTSFWENDNFDFLNNILKRECYVDLPLPCLQRDEDHSTDVDVEKDVMQRSEEDQGLENNCISTASSSSRDSMLSCHSPSSSCSVSSTCGPSGVESDFSEDTGHPERAERQKSQSKPRKKPKKKSKSLIGIEHFSLFFKNPRSLGTQLKQSQSNHNQLLHEFHGCSPLTSEDPLSPQKHLCIRRRPILSSNETDAAQAPALVRVLVFGRDREAGRLARAYSDLQQKEAKCPRLTKMCKLQFYFIPTKRTFRGKPRERHSSTETGRSIEAASLPNGISQEDSTTDLAQMLGMMDPWYDRSIHSLLSLSSDVLCQPAWKEENIPEDNGRVEHLPLMADLVLYYCRHADQPVLLQLYKAELTLSGGEKRSEVFIHSVELGHTAATRAVKAMGAASKRFGIGEESVAVPLTLSVAYNKFFGGCRWPAVEGVSGPKQKCSAHL